The following coding sequences are from one Nicotiana tabacum cultivar K326 chromosome 1, ASM71507v2, whole genome shotgun sequence window:
- the LOC107818790 gene encoding phosphoacetylglucosamine mutase produces the protein MNENQQSLLLESAARFPPPKGVRLSYGTAGFRADASLLESTVFRVGILAALRSLKTGSVIGLMITASHNKVSDNGIKVADPSGGMLTQDWEPFSDAIANAPDPHSLLQLITEFVKKEEIGFEGRQPAAEVLLGRDTRPSGEALLEAAKQGITSIIGAIGTDMGVVTTPQLHWMVRARNGGLEASESSYFHQLSTSFRCLMDLKPEGISKNGNDATLLVDGADGVGGEKLEQFKKMLAGLCIEVRNRGDGILNEGVGADYVQKEKVAPRSFGSADTGLRCASLDGDADRLVYFSVLSNENNKIELVDGDKILSLFALFIKEQLSILNEGEDKKGNDSYQARLGVVQTAYANGASTDYLKEMGLEVVLTPTGVKYLHEKAAEFDIGIYFEANGHGTILFSEAFLCWLETSHKTLLSTSEGSVKQKAASRLLAVSQLINQAVGDALSGLLLVEVILKYMGWSIHRWNELYHDLPSRQLKVKVVDRTAVVTANAETVTVQPIGIQEAMNAEIAKYPRGRCFIRPSGTEDVIRVYAEATTQDAADALASSVARLVDQYLGFGSS, from the exons ATGAACGAAAATCAGCAATCACTTCTGCTCGAATCGGCCGCTCGTTTCCCTCCTCCCAAAG GGGTGAGGCTGTCTTATGGGACAGCTGGCTTCAGGGCAGATGCATCATTGCTCGAATCGACAGTATTCAGGGTGGGGATATTGGCGGCATTAAGGTCGCTGAAGACTGGATCTGTGATAGGTTTGATGATTACTGCATCACACAATAAAGTATCAGACAATGGAATCAAAGTGGCAGACCCAAGTGGTGGAATGTTGACTCAGGATTGGGAGCCTTTTTCTGATGCCATTGCTAATGCCCCTGATCCCCATTCCCTCCTTCAG CTAATAACTGAATTtgtgaagaaagaagaaattggcttTGAAGGAAGACAGCCAGCAGCAGAGGTGTTATTAGGAAGAGACACAAGGCCTAGTGGAGAGGCTCTCCTTGAGGCTGCCAAACAA GGAATCACTTCAATCATTGGAGCAATTGGCACCGACATGGGAGTAGTTACAACACCACAACTGCATTGGATGGTTCGAGCAAGAAATGGAGGCCTGGAGGCATCTGAATCTAGTTATTTTCACCAGCTTTCAACCTCTTTCAG GTGTTTGATGGATTTGAAGCCCGAGGGAATCAGCAAGAATGGCAATGATGCTACATTGCTGGTGGATGGGGCAGATGGTGTTGGTGGGGAAAAGCTTGAACAGTTTAAGAAGATGTTGGCTGGGTTGTGTATTGAAGTTCGTAACAGGGGAGATGGTATACTTAATGAAGGTGTTGGTGCTGACTATGTGCAAAAAGAGAAGGTTGCTCCCCGTAGCTTTGGTTCTGCCGATACTGGGCTAAG GTGTGCCAGTTTGGATGGGGATGCTGATCGGCTAGTCTATTTCTCAGTTCTATCGAATGAAAACAACAAGATTGAACTCGTTGACGGGGATAAGATATTGTCTTTGTTTGCGTTATTTATCAAGGAGCAACTAAGTATTTTGAACGAGGGTGAAGACAAGAAAGGAAATGACTCTTATCAAGCACGTCTAGGTGTTGTGCAGACAGCTTATGCGAATGGCGCATCAACTGATTACCTGAAAGAGATGGGTCTAGAAGTTGTGCTTACCCCAACAGGAGTCAAATACTTGCATGAAAAAGCTGCTGAATTTGATATTGGCATATATTTTGAGGCGAATGGGCATGGAACTATCTTGTTTTCAGAAGCTTTCCTATGCTGGCTGGAGACTAGTCACAAGACGCTTCTATCAACGTCAGAAG GTTCAGTGAAACAAAAAGCTGCTTCAAGACTTTTGGCTGTCAGTCAGTTGATTAATCAGGCTGTGGGAGATGCTTTAAGTGGACTGCTTCTAGTGGAGGTTATCCTGAAATACATGGGATGGTCCATACATAGATGGAATGAGCTTTATCATGATCTGCCTAGCAGACAACTAAAG GTAAAGGTTGTTGACCGAACTGCAGTTGTGACAGCAAATGCGGAGACTGTGACTGTTCAGCCTATTGGTATTCAAGAAGCTATGAATGCTGAAATAG CAAAATATCCCCGAGGAAGATGTTTCATTAGACCGTCTGGGACAGAGGATGTTATAAGAGTATATGCTGAAGCAACCACCCAGGATGCTGCAGACGCGCTAGCCTCTTCAGTGGCAAGACTTGTGGATCAGTATCTTGGTTTTGGCAGTTCTTGA
- the LOC107818791 gene encoding vacuolar protein sorting-associated protein 55 homolog, translated as MTDMPRYLRECLHTGKLACLAMLVSGGIVLQILACALYNNWWPMLTVIMYVILPMPLMFFAGSDTSSLYSESGSGWLNATKFLTGASTVGSIAIPIILKHAGVIGWGAMALELSSFFVFILSILCYLGMNEEDGYSML; from the exons ATGACAGACATGCCACGTTATCTCAGAGAATGCTTGCACACAGGGAAGCTAGCTTGTTTGGCAATGTTAGTATCTGGAGGCATTGTATTGCAAATACTG GCATGTGCTTTGTACAATAACTGGTGGCCAATGTTGACAG TTATAATGTATGTCATTCTACCAATGCCTTTGATGTTCTTTGCTGGTTCAGATACTTCCAGTCTGTACTCTGAATCTGGAAGCGG TTGGCTAAATGCAACTAAGTTCTTGACTGGAGCGTCCACCGTTGGCAGCATTGCAATTCCGATTATCTTAAAGCATGCTGGTGTAATCGGTTGGGGAGCCATGGCGTTGGAGCTCTCATCCTTTTTCGTGTTTATACTGTCCATCTTGTGTTATCTTGGGATGAATGAAGAGGACGGATATAGCATGCTTTGA